One part of the Arabidopsis thaliana chromosome 1 sequence genome encodes these proteins:
- a CDS encoding uncharacterized protein (unknown protein; FUNCTIONS IN: molecular_function unknown; INVOLVED IN: biological_process unknown; LOCATED IN: chloroplast; Has 30201 Blast hits to 17322 proteins in 780 species: Archae - 12; Bacteria - 1396; Metazoa - 17338; Fungi - 3422; Plants - 5037; Viruses - 0; Other Eukaryotes - 2996 (source: NCBI BLink).) gives MPYPPPHRHPPPFHHPPPPRPPPPEPRPPPPPPGPQPPPPPPPRPDPPPPLPGATWFPGLLGPRPPRPPY, from the coding sequence ATGCCTTATCCTCCTCCTCATCGTCATCCTCCTCCTTTCCACCATCCACCGCCACCAAGACCACCGCCTCCGGAGCCTCGccctcctccacctcctccagGACCTCAgccaccacctccacctcctcccAGACCTGATCCACCACCTCCACTTCCCGGAGCTACTTGGTTTCCAGGACTTCTTGGGCCACGCCCTCCTAGACCACCATATTAG